Proteins from a single region of Thunnus albacares chromosome 14, fThuAlb1.1, whole genome shotgun sequence:
- the washc2c gene encoding WASH complex subunit 2 isoform X5: MSGLPDGMANGPSRSEHLGKDAQIWERPWSLEEMRQSSTNWSLAADSGLFLFLQDFSQKMLSKTHEIEKQLDSLIRDTKATDSCLHSVFNDFLMLSNTQFIENRVYDEEVEETIPKAEALEKQPEQEKTREQKEAELIPKMQEAVNYGLRVLESAFEHLDIKAGNSDSEDEEVTDRVEAILEPKDLYVDRPLPYLIGSQAFMEQDDVGLGDLSSDEMSVDSDRDSVIESEDGQEAVHSDDDFNQDDDGHNNIKKKSSMLSYEDDEEEEDEDSDIFGDSDKDDDDDTKTTGPSSFADELAARIKGEPVNKPEGDRASLTSKKKSKGRKEPKPAKPEAAAEDDSDDMFKPPAMDDDDFSPFGGKSGLFSGGKGLFDDDDEGDLFSEAPKPPVSEEKKSLNESVKSTAQTAESGKPGKKIPAGAVSIFPDNSLFSSGNDSDSVESKENGAPATKTPATSKQVPGGGGLFDDEDDDDDFFSGKSLNKSDSAGQEKPKPKKAIDLFDEDDDDGDIFSEKYSAPTPAQIKKEVVEEQIKPPEKKMPAGAISMFGPGTKSLLTEGLKKRQPSTSEESEKSEENGPAPDMGKAAVKQTQKPQTRGLFSDDEDTQVFPTIPKSQSKPEPTSQGKMGKASLTLFDDEEEEDLFASAAKSKPKASQAKASTPQPSKALSSSLFSDDEDQWINSKSGAAKQETKTGGMKPSASAPSSLPSAKTSQKSSLFDDDDDDLFAPTKESSQKKPQRVALLFEDEDDDDDKGSLFGIKPAVNTNAAAPAAKKPAVDSQPPSLLEKSEEVAVSKRAAEDKTSEQEKPAVKTPETLPSSPESSESKKKPAGAVSLFGGIDVFASKQTKSPLDDADGDDGFLSKDSPPLNVKKEEKKEEKVKTNTVSLFDDEEEDESDWNDPIFTPSKPTTTNTLKPAEERPQAKSTGVFQDEELLFSQTQQKDNDPDVDLFATSGKATSSKISSVKPAAPSLFADDDEDDLFSSTKPKTLPPKVAEKPSIPNDRAPLASPEPVSEIQANLMINPAALLPGAAPSMPGAVSVLPGIAPSSSSGVSSSSLSPSPVTTPVGAQTDSEGGVSFDTPVQISPLQSAHKGRAKGAVQRRPQSRAARQQSAQRSMESKEETQVVDAPASSPSLSSLVLPPPDKSSQKHASPTPPNSTATTASSPPQPSLPEISTRPSVLTLPVSTNAGKKDSNKDSSNAKVLPSSDEDDLFGSDGLFGATSVTDTPSTRKTTKTAQHQASSGATSKKDKDKSTLPSIFDDNGDDLFQKVKPKSTTKKAKASSFLEDDDDDEDIFGVSNNSTPTSTSSKEIKSSSSFSKQDIFKDEVAAVPKVQKKNKEKPIDASLFDDNIDIFADLTDTLKPKQKSKTKGETKSIFDDDMDDIFSPSTVKPVTKAPPKSKKTPPSQETSATTDSGDIFDDPLNALGGN, encoded by the exons ATGAGTGGGTTGCCGGATGGAATGGCAAATGGCCCAAGCAGGAGTGAACACTTGGGGAAAGACGCTCAGATTTGGGAGAGACCCTGGAGTCTTGAAGAGATGCGGCAGAGCAGCACCAACTGGTCTTTGGCAGCAGACTCAGGG CTCTTCCTGTTCCTTCAAGACTTTTCCCAGAAGATGCTGTCAAAGACACATGAGATTGAAAAGCAGCTGGACAGTCTGATCCGTGACACCAAAGCCACAGACAGCTGCTTGCACTCTGTCTTTAATGACTTCCTCATGCTTTCCAACACACAGTTTATTGAAAAT AGAGTGTATGATGAAGAGGTAGAAGAGACTATTCCCAAGGCTGAAGCTTTGGAGAAGCAGCCTGAACAG GAGAAGACTCGCGAGCAGAAAGAGGCAGAGCTTATCCCCAAGATGCAGGAAGCAGTGAATTACGGTTTGAGAGTGCTTGAATCGGCCTTTGAGCACCTGGACATCAAAGCAGGAAACTCTGACTCAGAGGACGAGGAGGTCACAGACAGAGTGGAGGCAATCCTGGAGCCTAAG gaTCTTTATGTGGACAGGCCCCTTCCATATCTAATTGGTTCCCAAGCCTTCATGGAACAAGATGATGTTGGACTTGGTGACCTCTCTAGTGACG AAATGTCAGTAGACAGTGACAGAGACAGTGTAATCGAGAGCGAAGATGGCCAAGAAGCAGTT catTCAGACGACGACTTTAACCAGGATGATGACGGTCACAATAATATCAAGAAG AAGTCATCCATGTTGAGttatgaggatgatgaagaagaggaggatgaggattcTGACATATTTGGAGATTCAGACaaggatgatgatgacgacaCAAAG ACCACAGGCCCGTCGTCTTTTGCTGACGAGCTTGCAGCCCGAATCAAAGGTGAACCGGTTAACAAGCCAGAGGGAGATCGAGCAT CATTGACATCTAAGAAGAAAAGTAAAGGCAGAAAAGAACCAAAGCCTGCAAAGCCAGAGG CAGCTGCTGAAGATGACAGCGATGACATGTTTAAGCCACCAGCGATGGATGATGACGACTTCTCCCCGTTTGGAGGGAAAAGTGGCCTCTTCAGTGGAGGGAAAGGCCTGTTTGATGACGATGATGAG GGTGATCTTTTCTCTGAGGCACCAAAACCTCCTGTGTCTGAAGAGAAAAAGTCTTTGAATGAAAGCGTGAAAAGCACAGCTCAAACTGCAG AATCTGGCAAACCTGGAAAGAAAATTCCAGCGGGTGCTGTTTCAATATTCCCAG ATAACAGCCTGTTTAGTTCAGGGAATGACTCTGATTCAGTGGAGAGCAAAGAAAACGGGGCTCCGGCTACCAAAACCCCTGCCACCTCTAAACAGGTCCCAGGAGGAGGTGGGCTgtttgatgatgaggatgatgatgatgacttctTCAGCGGTAAAAGCCTGAACAAGTCAGATTCTG ctgGACAGGAAAAACCCAAACCCAAGAAGGCTATTGACCTTTTCGATGAAGATGATGACGATGGTGACATATTCAGTGAAAAGTACAGTGCACCAACTCCAGCTCAGATCAAGAAGGAGGTAGTAGAAGAGCAGATCAAACCACCTGAGAAAAAG ATGCCAGCTGGGGCCATCTCCATGTTTGGTCCTGGGACTAAAAGCTTACTCACTGAGGGCCTGAAAAAACGTCAACCATCTACCAGCGAGGAGTCAGAGAAATCTGAGGAG AATGGGCCTGCTCCAGATATGGGGAAAGCTGCTGTCAAACAGACTCAGAAACCACAGACCAGAGGCCTCTTCTCTGATGATGAGGACACACAA GTGTTCCCAACCATCCCTAAGAGCCAGTCTAAGCCTGAACCTACAAGCCAGGGCAAAATGGGCAAAGCCTCTCTGACGTTATTtgatgatgaggaagaagag GATCTGTTTGCATCTGCAGCTAAATCAAAACCAAAAGCTAGTCAAGCTAAAGCCTCCACCCCGCAGCCTAGTAAGGCTCTGTCCAGCTCCCTCTTCAGCGATGATGAG GACCAGTGGATAAATTCCAAAAGTGGTGCAGCGAAGCAGGAGACCAAGACAGGGGGGATGAAGCCCAGTGCCAGCGCCCCCTCCAGTCTCCCCAGTGCCAAAACATCTCAAAAAAGCAGCCTTtttgatgatgacgatgatgaccTGTTTGCTCCAACAAAAGAGTCAAG TCAGAAGAAGCCTCAGAGAGTCGCTCTTTTGTTTGAAGATgaagacgatgatgatgataaaggATCCCTCTTTGGCATCAAACCTGCTGTCAACACAAACGCTGCAGCCCCAGCGGCTAAA AAACCTGCTGTGGATTCTCAGCCCCCCTCTCTCTTAGAGAAATCAGAAGAGGTTGCAGTTTCTAAGAGAGCAGCGGAGGATAAGACTTCAGAGCAGGAAAAACCAGCAGTAAAGACCCCCGAGACGCTCCCATCATCACCAGAGAGCAGCGAGAGTAAAAAGAAGCCTGCTGGAGCAGTCAGTCTTTTTGGAGGCATCGACGTTTTTGCCAGCAAGCAGACAAAAAGCCCGTTAGATGACGCTGACGGTGACGACGGCTTCCTCTCTAAGGACAGCCCACCACTGAATGttaagaaggaggagaagaaggaggagaaagtcaaaacaaacacagtcagTCTGTTTGATGACGAGGAGGAAGACGAATCAGATTGGAACGATCCCATATTTACGCCCAGTAAACCCACAACCACAAACACGCTAAAG cctgCAGAGGAGCGGCCGCAGGCAAAGAGCACAGGTGTGTTCCAGGATGAGGAGTTGTTGTTCAGTCAGACACAGCAGAAGGACAATGACCCAGACGTTGACCTCTTTGCCACCTCAGGGAAAGCTACA AGCTCCaagatcagctcagtgaagccagCAGCACCAAGTCTGTTTGCAGATGACGATGAGGATGACCTCTTCAGCTCCACCAAACCCAAAACGCTTCCTCCG AAAGTAGCAGAGAAGCCCAGTATACCTAATGACAGAGCACCACTAGCAAGTCCAGAACCTGTATCAGAGATTCAG GCCAATCTGATGATCAACCCTGCTGCATTGCTCCCTGGTGCTGCCCCGAGTATGCCAGGGGCAGTAAGTGTACTGCCTGGCATCGCTCCCAGCTCCTCTTCTGGGGTGTCCAGCTCCAGCCTGAGCCCCAGTCCCGTCACAACTCCTGTAGGAGCccagacagacagtgaaggTGGAGTGAGCTTCGACACCCCAGTCCAGATCTCACCATTGCAGAGTGCACACAAG GGTCGCGCTAAAGGTGCTGTACAACGAAGACCCCAATCCAGAGCGGCAAGGCAGCAATCAGCCCAAAGATCTATGGAGAGTAAAGAAGAGACTCAGGTTGTAGATGCCCCTGCATCCAGCCCCAGTCTTTCTAGTTTAGTCTTACCTCCACCAGACAAGTCTAGCCAGAAGCACGCCAGTCCGACACCACCTAACTCGACTGCAACCACCGCCTCGTCACCTCCTCAACCGTCACTTCCTGAAATCTCCACCAGACCCTCTGTACTGACACTGCCGGTATCCACAAACGCTGGCAAGAAAGACTCTAATAAGGACAGCAGCAACGCCAAGGTGCTGCCATCCTCTGACGAGGATGACCTTTTTGGCTCTGACGGTCTGTTCGGAGCCACCTCAGTCACGGACACACCCTCCACCAGGAAAACTACGAAGACCGCACAACATCAAGCCAGTAGCGGGGCGAcatcaaaaaaagacaaagataaaaGCACACTTCCATCCATTTTTGATGACAACGGTGATGACCTTTTCCAAAAGGTCAAGCCAAAGTCAACCACAAAGAAAGCCAAGGCCTCGTCCTTTTTGGAagacgacgacgatgatgagGACATCTTTGGCGTGAGCAACAACTCGACCCCCACATCCACGAGTAGTAAAGAAATCAAGAGTAGCAGTAGTTTTTCAAAGCAGGACATCTTCAAG GATGAAGTAGCAGCTGTGCCTAAAGTtcaaaagaagaacaaagaaaagcCAATTGATGCCAGCTTGTTTGATGACAACATAGACATTTTTGCTGACCTGACGGAcactttaaaaccaaaacagaagtCCAAGACAAAGGGAGAGACCAAGTCAATATTCGACGATGACATGG ATGACATCTTCTCACCAAGCACAGTAAAACCAGTGACAAAGGCTCCCCCAAAATCAAAGAAAACGCCACCATCCCAGGAGACCAGTGCAACAACGGATTCAGGCGACATATTTGACGACCCACTTAATGCTCTCGGTGGGAACTGA